Part of the Salinigranum rubrum genome is shown below.
ACCGAGTCTGGCATGGCGCGGGACCTCACCGCGTTCCAACAGAACATCCTCGTTATCCTCGCTGAGGAACCGATGTACGGACTCGCGATCAAGCGACACCTCGAAGACTACTACGGCACAGAAGTCAATCACGGGCGACTCTACCCGAACCTCGACGACCTCGTCGAGATGGGGCTCGTGAACAAGAGCGAACTGGACAAGCGGACGAATCAGTACGAACTCACCGACGACGGCCACCAGACCGTCCTCGACCGCTTCAACTGGATGCTGTCGAAGTTCGTCACCAGCGAGGAGCGCGCGGACGAGGTCCGCGAACTCGTCGACGGTCACCTGTAACTCGGTCGGTCACGGCCGGCCGCATCGAACAGGAGTCGTAACGACTCCTCGACCACCGCTTTTTGTTCCGCCGTCGGCCAGGCGTTACGTGGGTAGTACTCGGTGAGGAACTCCCGTACCTCTCTCCCCGAGGCCGCCTCGATTCGCCGGGTGTAGTGGTTGCCGAGGAAATCGGCGAAGGCGCGCGCGTTCGCCGCGTGGACGGCTCCGTGCTCCTCGCTCACCCGTTCGACGAGCGCGGCGTTCTCCGCTTCGACCTCGCGCCAGTCGTCGTCCGCGCCCGCGTCCGAGAGGGGAACCTCGACCGCTCGGGAGAGGTCGTCGATACGGTCCGTGCGGGCGACGCCGTCTTCGAACCAGTCCGACGGGTTCAACACGAGCGTGTCGTCGTCCTCACGGTATCGGGCGGTGTAGCCGTGTTCGGCCAGGAGTTCGTCCCGTCGGTTCCGGTGAGCCGCCGCCTCGTCGGGGTTCGGTACGTCGCGTGCGAGTCGAGTCAGCCGTTCGGCGTCGTCGAGCAGGTCCGCCGGTAGTTCGTCGGGCAGGTCGTCAGCCATCGTCGAGGGCCTCGTTCGCTAGGGAGTCGGCGCGGTCGTTTATCTCCCGCGGAACGTGTTCGAGCGACCAGCGGTCGAACCCCGAGAGGAGTTCGAGCGCGGTGACGCGCCGCTCTCTGAGGTCGGGGTCGTTCGTGTTCCACTCGCCGCGGACCTGCTTGACGACGAGTTCGGAGTCGCCGCGGACGTCCACCTCGTCGAAGCCGTGGTCGCGGGCGACTTCCAGCGCGCGGACGAGCGCCTCGTACTCCGCACGGTTGTTGGTCGACCGCCCGATGCGTTCGTTCCCTTCGGCGACGACGCCATCCGACGTGACGATGGCGTAGCCCACCGCGGCGGGTCCCGGGTTCCCCCGACACGCGCCGTCGAAGTAGACGTGTGCGCGGCCGCCACTCTCACGCAGGTGGGCGAGGAGGTCGACGGGCGTCGCCCCCTGCACCACCACCTTGTCGTCGTAGGCGACGGCGACGGCTCCCTCGTGCGACGCCCGCCACCGCTCGTACTCGGTGTTCCCGGGTTCGACGTCGACGCCGGCCGCTTCGAGCCGTCGCCGTGCCTCCTCCGGGTCGCACGCAACGCTTGGCATCGTTCCCGCTTCGGCGAGCACGTATTAAGAGCGTTCGCCCTCCCCTCGATCCGGGTTCCTGTGTCATCCATACCCACACGGGCCCGCACGCTTAAGTGTCAGTGGGAATGGTAGTGAAAAATGTGATGACACGGCCCACCCGTCAACGCGAGCGCGATGGCGACCGGCGTCGATGGAACGTGGACGCGGACGAGGAGGACGAGGACACGGAGACGATAGACCTCGACGAGGTGGATTCCGAGGAGATCATCCGGACGGGAGACGGCGAACTCATCCACGAACCGACGGGACTCATCATCGAGGAGGAGCAGATCGATCCCGGGCCGGAGTGGCGGGCGTTCAACCACTCCGAGCGCCAGCAGAAGTCGCGGGTCGGTGCCCCGACGACCCAGACGATGCACGACAAGGGCCTGACGACGACCATCGACTGGAAGGACAAGGACGCCTACGGCCGGTCGATCTCCTCGAAGAAACGCTCGCAGATGCACCGCCTTCGAAAGTGGCAGGAACGCATTCGGACGAAGGACGCGGGCGAGCGCAACCTCCAGTTCGCCCTCTCGGAGATCGACCGGATGGCCTCCGCGCTGGGCGTTCCGCGTTCGGTACGCGAGGTCGCTTCGGTGATCTATCGACGTGCGCTCAGCGAGGACCTCATCCGGGGGCGGAGCATCGAGGGCGTCGCCACCAGTGCGCTCTACGCCGCCTGCCGCAAGGAGGGCATCCCGCGGTCGCTCGAAGAGATCGCCGAGGTCTCCCGCGTCGAGCGCAAGGAGATCGGGCGGACGTATCGGTACATCTCGCAGGAACTCGGGCTGGAGATGAAGCCGGTCGACCCGAAACGGTACGTCCCGCGCTTCTGCTCGGAACTCGACCTCCCGAAGGAGGTCCAGTCGAAGGCCGAGGAGATCATCGAGACGACGGCCGAGAAGGGACTGCTCTCGGGGAAATCCCCCACCGGATTCGCGGCGGCGGCCATCTACGCCGCCTCGCTCCTCTGTAACGAGAAGAAGACCCAGCGGGAGGTCGCCGACGTCGCGCAGGTCACCGAGGTCACGATTCGGAACCGGTACCAAGAACAGATCGAGGCGATGGGCATCCACAACTGAGCGGCCGGTCGACGGACCGGAAGCGACCTCGACCCTGGACCCGACGCTTCTTGCCGTCTCGCGCGGTACACGAGAACGATGATAGACTTCCCCTGGCGTGGGGACCGTGACGAGGCCGACTCACGAGGGACTGCCGACGCCGTCGACGAGGACCGTCACGCCGAGGCAGTCGTCGTCTGCGAGTTCCAGGACGGGACGCTCGCGGTGTACGAAGAGCGGGTAGTCATCGACCGGCCCGCACGCTCGTCGTTCGACGACACGACGGTTCCCGTCGACGAGATCACCGGTGTCGACTTCGACGGCGGGATTACGATCGGCTACCTCCAACTCGAACTGGCCGGCGTCGCTCCCGACGCCGGAGGACTCCTCTCCGACCCGGTCAACGAGCGCACGCTCCACTTCGGCTGGAACGACAAGGGGTGTGCGAAGCGGGCCCGCGACGCGATTCTGGAGCGGGCGCGCGGGTGAGCGAGTGGGCGGTCGCCCGTGGCCGTCTCCACCGGAAACAGCGCCACGGCCGACAACCCTTATCATCGAACCGACCCTAGCACGACCGAATGCGTCTCGACGAGTATCTCGACATCGAGGAGAACGAGCGCGCCGAGCGCCGCCGCCTCGTCGAGGAGAAGTCCTACGCCATCCTCGACCACCTCGAGACGTTCCAGGACCGGTTCGACGAGGTCGTTCAGGGCGACTCGCTGTACGGGGGTGTCTCACCCTCCATCTTCGTCGGACGCGCCAACTACCCGCGGGTCTCGACGGGCATCCTCTCGCCCGTCGGCCACGACGAGGACGCCGCGACGTTCGAAACCTCGGGCCAGTGGTACGACGAGGGCGTCTCCATCTCCGACGTGTTCGAGCGTCGGACCTCGCTTCTCAACTCGAACCAATCCACCAAAGTCGAGTCCGTCCACGACGCGTGGGACGGCTTCCTCGGCGTCCAGCGGGAGGTCGCCATCGCGGACCGCCCCGTCACCGTCGAGATCGGCCTGGACGGGACGCCCGACCTCGACCTCGAACCCGGCCGCGAGGACATCGCCACACCGACCGGTCCGCGCGCACGGGCCCGCTCCGCACAGTTGGGGGAGAACCCACACGTCCCTCGCCCCGTCGAGAAGACGCTGGAGGACGACGACTGGAACGCGCAGGGGGCGATGACCTACCTCTACCGACGAGGGTTCGACGTCTACGACATCAACACCATCCTCTCGGCGGGCGCGCTCGGACAGGCCCGGAACCGAAAACTGGTCCCGACGCGGTGGTCCATCACCGCCGTCGACGACACGCTGGGGCAGTATCTCCGCGGTCGAATCCGCGACGCTCCGTCCGTCGACTCGGTCGAGGTGTACCGAAACGAGTTCCTCGGGAACGCCTTCTGGGTCGTGCTCGTCCCCGGACAGTGGGAGTTCGAACTCGTCGAGATGAAAGCGCCGGGGAGCGTCTGGAACCCCGACCCCGAGGCCGGCGTCTGGCTGGCCGCGGACCGCGAGGGACACGAGGGGCGGACCGGCTACGTCGAAGAGACCGCAGGCGCGTACCACGCCTCCCGACTGGGCGTCCTCGAACACCTCGAATCGCGCGGCCGACAGGCGAAGGCGCTCGTCCTCAGACACGTCTCCGACGACTACTGGGGGCCGTGTGGGGTCTGGCAGGTGCGAGAGAGCGTCCGCAACGCATTCGACGAGGGGGGTGACGCGGAGACGCTCGACGACGCGGTGCGGTCGGTGTCGCCGTACCTCCCCGTCTCGCTCCAGCGACTCCGGCGGAAGTCGACGATGGTCTCCGGCCTGCAGGCGACGCTGACCGACTTCTCGGTCGGGGAGTAACCCCTCGTTTGCCCTCCCGGCGACCGACGCGGAACCAAAAGCCGATTACTCCCCGGGCCGGATTCTCGGATATGGTCCCACTGTTCCCCGGCGTTCCCGGCGGGCCGGAACTGCTCGTTATCCTCCTGCTCCTCGTCGCGCTGTTCGGGGTTCCGGTGGTCGCCGCCTTCCTCGGGTGGCGGTATCTCAAAGGCGACCGCGTCGCCGACCTCGAAGCGCGTGTCGAGGAGTTGGAGTCCGAACTCGATGCCGACGGCGCGGACGAGAACGCTACCGGGGAGAGTGCCGCCACCGACGCCGGGGACGACGAACGCTTCGCGTAGGCCGGACGCGTCGGCTCAGTCGTCGGCTTCGGTTTCGACGGCCGTGTCGAGGTTCCCCCACGCCTCCTCGACCATCTCGCCGGTGGCGGCGACGATGTCGGCCATCTCCTCGTCGTCGGGCGCCATCCCCACCAGCCGAGCGATGCGCATGATACTCACGTGGTAGACCTCCTGAACGCCGGGTTCGACCTGCCAGACGACGACGTTGCACGGGACCAGTCCGCCGAGTCTGTTGTCGGTCGCGTCGAGGGCTCTGTCTGCGACCTCGGGGTTGCACGCACCGAGGACGTAGTAGGGGTCGCGGTCGGCACCGATCTTCTCGTGGAGCAAATCGGAGAGGGAGAACTCGACGGCCGTCCCGAAGCCCGCCTGCTTGAACGCGTCGCGGACGTGCTCGATGGCTTCCTCGTGCTCCATGTGGAGCGTCGCGTGGTGCTCGCCGATGTCCTCGCTCGTGAGGACGGACGGATCGATTGGGAGTGTCATCGCTCATCTCTTCGACAGCGACGGACGAAAAGGCACGGTAGTGCGATTCGAGCGCAATACACCACCGTCGAAACGCAGCGGAGAGGCATGGCCGAGGGGCTCACAGCGGAATCGGGAGGAACGACAGCCACTCGAGGACCTGTTCGGGGGGGAAAAGCGGCGGGTGGAGGACGAGCCAGTCGAGGAGCGCGAGTCCCAGCCCGTGGGCGACGATGGACGGGAGAATCGAGTTAGCGTCGTAGTCGACGGCACCGAAGAGGACGTCCGTCGGTCCCGAAAGCAGCAGTTCGATGGGTGGCTTCCCGACGTGGTGGAGCGCGTACACGACCGGCGAGATGAAGACGCTCTTGAAGCCCAGTTCGTCTCGGACGCCGACACAGAGGAGGCCGCGGTAGTACGTCTCGGCGGCGACGACCACCACGAACTGCTGGAGCGCGTGGGGGAGGAACGCAGAGAGCGCCGTCGACGTCTCCCACATCGGGTAGTACGCGCGGATGCTCGGAAGCGACGAGCCCACGAGGTAAAAGGGGAGGACGAACAGCGCGATGAGGACGGCGTTCCGCACCGCGCGGCGGTCGACGCGCCAGCCGAGGTGTCGGCCGTGCGTGATGGCGAGCGCCGCCGGGAACGCGATGAAGACGACGGTATCCCGGAGGGCGCGCATCGTGAGGTTTCCGTGCGGTATCTGCCAGGCGCTCCAGAGCACGGAGAGGACCAGTCCGACGAGGAGCGTCCGCTGGACCCACGAGAGTCGGTCGAGTCGAGCGAGAGAGAACCGTTCGAGTCGCGTCACGCCCTCACTCGGTCTGAACAGGGGCGTCCCCGGCCGCCGCCGTGACGGCCGTCACGAAGGACTGCCGCGTGTCGAAGTACGTGACGTCGACGTCCGCGAGGACGTCCGCGAGCGACTGGGGACCGTCGGGCGTTCGGATGACGCTCCCGCCTTCCTTCTCGATGACGCGGCTCTTCTCGTGCGGCCAGGTCAGTCGGGACGCGACTCGTGCGAGCGGCTGCCCCTCGACGGGTTCGCGCTCGCCCAGTTCGACGGCAGGCGCCTCCTCTTCCTCTGCGTCTTCGTCGTCTGCCATGCGCGTCGCTTGGCAATCACCGACAGTAAACCCTTCCCTTCCCGCCCTGCCCCGTTCGGTCTCCCCGTCCGCCCCGCCCGGTCCGCCCGGATCACGTTCCCGACACGACCGGACGACGGCCCGACGCGACCTGCACGGAGCCGCACGTCCACGGCGTCTTGCGGATGTCTGACGTAGCGTTTTGTGCACGGCCGCTGTATTCGGGCGTATGACCAGTCTCTCGGAGGTGTACACCGGGGAGGGACGGTCGGGCACACACCGCCCGGACCTCCGGCGGCTGTACGCAGGCGTTGGCCTCTTCCTCGTCGGTGCACTCCTCGTGCTGAGCGGGATCCTCGTCGCGGCGACGGACCTCCTCTACACGACGGCGACGGTCGAAGGCATCACGAACAGCCGTCACGTCGGTGGCGTCCTCGGCGGCATCGGGGTTCCCGCGGTGTTCCTCGGCGTCCTGACGATCCTCCCCTCCGCCAGACGCACGCGGATGGCCGCGCTCGTCGGGGCCACCATCGCCGTCCTCGGCGTCGGCATGTTCTGGCACGCGTACCCCTGCCAGTGGTCCGGGTCGAACTGCGGGGCCGGACTGATGGACCTCACCTTACCGACTGTCGGCATCTACTTCTTCGGCGCGATCACGACGTTCTGGTGGCTCTTCGTCGGCATCGCCAACTTCAAGACGCGGAACGCACCCGGCGGGACGGTGAAGATGGAGGTCACCCGCCAGGGCGAGACGAAGGTCGTCGAGGTGCCACAGCCCGGCGCGGGCAGCGTCGGCCTCTTCGGCTCCCAGCCTGACGGCGGCGTCGAGACCCAGACGGGGCCCGAGGGAACCGGCGACGGTACCTCGTGGAGTTCGGCGATGTTCTCGCCGAAACAGACACCGCAGTCGTCGCAGTCGTCCTCCGAGCCACAGTCGGCCTCGCTGTCGTCGACGCCGGCCTCCGACGGTGGGGCGGCCTCCTCCGACATCCGTTCGCCGCTCGACGGGAGCGGCGACGACGGCACCGAGTTCGTCCCCAACCCGGGCGACGAACCGACCCCTCG
Proteins encoded:
- a CDS encoding transcription initiation factor IIB, producing the protein MTRPTRQRERDGDRRRWNVDADEEDEDTETIDLDEVDSEEIIRTGDGELIHEPTGLIIEEEQIDPGPEWRAFNHSERQQKSRVGAPTTQTMHDKGLTTTIDWKDKDAYGRSISSKKRSQMHRLRKWQERIRTKDAGERNLQFALSEIDRMASALGVPRSVREVASVIYRRALSEDLIRGRSIEGVATSALYAACRKEGIPRSLEEIAEVSRVERKEIGRTYRYISQELGLEMKPVDPKRYVPRFCSELDLPKEVQSKAEEIIETTAEKGLLSGKSPTGFAAAAIYAASLLCNEKKTQREVADVAQVTEVTIRNRYQEQIEAMGIHN
- a CDS encoding DUF5789 family protein; its protein translation is MADDEDAEEEEAPAVELGEREPVEGQPLARVASRLTWPHEKSRVIEKEGGSVIRTPDGPQSLADVLADVDVTYFDTRQSFVTAVTAAAGDAPVQTE
- the rnhA gene encoding ribonuclease HI — its product is MPSVACDPEEARRRLEAAGVDVEPGNTEYERWRASHEGAVAVAYDDKVVVQGATPVDLLAHLRESGGRAHVYFDGACRGNPGPAAVGYAIVTSDGVVAEGNERIGRSTNNRAEYEALVRALEVARDHGFDEVDVRGDSELVVKQVRGEWNTNDPDLRERRVTALELLSGFDRWSLEHVPREINDRADSLANEALDDG
- a CDS encoding DUF302 domain-containing protein, which encodes MTLPIDPSVLTSEDIGEHHATLHMEHEEAIEHVRDAFKQAGFGTAVEFSLSDLLHEKIGADRDPYYVLGACNPEVADRALDATDNRLGGLVPCNVVVWQVEPGVQEVYHVSIMRIARLVGMAPDDEEMADIVAATGEMVEEAWGNLDTAVETEADD
- a CDS encoding DUF7139 domain-containing protein; the protein is MTSLSEVYTGEGRSGTHRPDLRRLYAGVGLFLVGALLVLSGILVAATDLLYTTATVEGITNSRHVGGVLGGIGVPAVFLGVLTILPSARRTRMAALVGATIAVLGVGMFWHAYPCQWSGSNCGAGLMDLTLPTVGIYFFGAITTFWWLFVGIANFKTRNAPGGTVKMEVTRQGETKVVEVPQPGAGSVGLFGSQPDGGVETQTGPEGTGDGTSWSSAMFSPKQTPQSSQSSSEPQSASLSSTPASDGGAASSDIRSPLDGSGDDGTEFVPNPGDEPTPRQVGDQYCGSCQHFDYVRTGEGIRPYCGLHDDLMDDMDACDEWTPR
- a CDS encoding CPBP family glutamic-type intramembrane protease, producing MTRLERFSLARLDRLSWVQRTLLVGLVLSVLWSAWQIPHGNLTMRALRDTVVFIAFPAALAITHGRHLGWRVDRRAVRNAVLIALFVLPFYLVGSSLPSIRAYYPMWETSTALSAFLPHALQQFVVVVAAETYYRGLLCVGVRDELGFKSVFISPVVYALHHVGKPPIELLLSGPTDVLFGAVDYDANSILPSIVAHGLGLALLDWLVLHPPLFPPEQVLEWLSFLPIPL
- a CDS encoding PadR family transcriptional regulator, with the translated sequence MSEAQSLGTESGMARDLTAFQQNILVILAEEPMYGLAIKRHLEDYYGTEVNHGRLYPNLDDLVEMGLVNKSELDKRTNQYELTDDGHQTVLDRFNWMLSKFVTSEERADEVRELVDGHL
- a CDS encoding preprotein translocase subunit TatA; this encodes MVPLFPGVPGGPELLVILLLLVALFGVPVVAAFLGWRYLKGDRVADLEARVEELESELDADGADENATGESAATDAGDDERFA
- a CDS encoding DUF7108 family protein codes for the protein MPDELPADLLDDAERLTRLARDVPNPDEAAAHRNRRDELLAEHGYTARYREDDDTLVLNPSDWFEDGVARTDRIDDLSRAVEVPLSDAGADDDWREVEAENAALVERVSEEHGAVHAANARAFADFLGNHYTRRIEAASGREVREFLTEYYPRNAWPTAEQKAVVEESLRLLFDAAGRDRPSYR
- the nreA gene encoding DNA repair protein NreA; translated protein: MRLDEYLDIEENERAERRRLVEEKSYAILDHLETFQDRFDEVVQGDSLYGGVSPSIFVGRANYPRVSTGILSPVGHDEDAATFETSGQWYDEGVSISDVFERRTSLLNSNQSTKVESVHDAWDGFLGVQREVAIADRPVTVEIGLDGTPDLDLEPGREDIATPTGPRARARSAQLGENPHVPRPVEKTLEDDDWNAQGAMTYLYRRGFDVYDINTILSAGALGQARNRKLVPTRWSITAVDDTLGQYLRGRIRDAPSVDSVEVYRNEFLGNAFWVVLVPGQWEFELVEMKAPGSVWNPDPEAGVWLAADREGHEGRTGYVEETAGAYHASRLGVLEHLESRGRQAKALVLRHVSDDYWGPCGVWQVRESVRNAFDEGGDAETLDDAVRSVSPYLPVSLQRLRRKSTMVSGLQATLTDFSVGE